Below is a genomic region from Spirosoma radiotolerans.
ACGTTGCCTTTGCCACCAACCGACAATTGGATGCCTTCGGCCACGCCAGCCGGAATCTTGATGGGGATAACGTCTTCCTGCAAGACACGTCCTTCACCAAAACAGGCGTCGCAACGGTCGGTAACAAGTTTACCTTCCCCATTACAGGTTGGGCACGTACTCGTTGAGACCATTTGACCGAGCATAGTGTTGACCACTTTGCGCGTCTGGCCCGTACCGCTACAGGTCGAACATGTCTGTACAGCCGTTCCGTTTTTGGACCCGTTGCCGCCACAGGTGTTACAGGTGACGTGACGTTTTACTTTTATCTTTTTCTCAACCCCGTTGGCAACTTCCTGCAAATTCAGCTTCAGTTTGATGCGCAGATCGGAGCCGCGACGAACGCGCTGCCGACCACCACCGCCACCACCCTGAGCGCCCCGGAAGAAACTGCCAAACGGCGAATCGTCGCCGAAGACATCGCCAAATTGGCTGAATATATCTTCCATCGATGGGCCGCCAGCGCCGTATCCACCTCCGGCTGCACCACCCATTCCAGCATGGCCAAACTGGTCATACCGGGCTTTTTTCTGAGGATCGTTCAAGACATCATAAGCTTCGGCCGCTTCCTTGAACTTCTCCTCGGCGGTTGGGTCGTCAGGATTCTTGTCTGGGTGATACTTGATCGCCATCTTACGATAGGCTTTCTTGAGGTCTTCTGTCGAGACGTTCTTATCAACGCCTAGTATTTCGTAATAATCGCGCTTCGTTGCCATATTTTTGAATGAGTGAATGAGTGAATGAGCGAATGAGTGCATAGCTGACGCAAGCCTTCATTCGCTCATTCACTCATTCACTCATTAGGTTAACTGCCTACAATCACTTTTGCAAACCGAATGACCTTGTCATTCAGGTAATATCCTTTTTCAATTTCTTCGATAACTTTTCCTTTCAGATCCTCGCTGGGAGCCGGGAATTGTGTCACAGACTCGTGCAGGTCAGCGTCGAAGGTTTCGCCTTTGGAAACCATGGGTTTCAGGCCTTTTCCGTCAAGCGTCTTGA
It encodes:
- the dnaJ gene encoding molecular chaperone DnaJ, translating into MATKRDYYEILGVDKNVSTEDLKKAYRKMAIKYHPDKNPDDPTAEEKFKEAAEAYDVLNDPQKKARYDQFGHAGMGGAAGGGYGAGGPSMEDIFSQFGDVFGDDSPFGSFFRGAQGGGGGGRQRVRRGSDLRIKLKLNLQEVANGVEKKIKVKRHVTCNTCGGNGSKNGTAVQTCSTCSGTGQTRKVVNTMLGQMVSTSTCPTCNGEGKLVTDRCDACFGEGRVLQEDVIPIKIPAGVAEGIQLSVGGKGNVPPRGGVAGDLLIVIEEEEDADLKRDGNNVVFDLYVNFVDAAIGTNVEVPTIDGKARITLEPGTQSGKILRLKGKGIKELNGYGRGDELVHVNVWTPKMLSAEERGILEKLRNSPNFQPKPNKNEKGFFDKMKDFFHG